From a region of the uncultured Desulfatiglans sp. genome:
- a CDS encoding hypothetical protein (Evidence 5 : Unknown function) — protein sequence MRIFLHRFAAQSHRYAAGPGLANIKEINRLRGGDLEVAAQANVQIDAEIGQKDHFRMET from the coding sequence ATGAGGATTTTTCTTCACCGCTTCGCCGCTCAGTCCCACCGCTACGCGGCGGGTCCCGGTTTGGCCAATATCAAGGAAATCAACCGTTTGCGCGGAGGCGACCTGGAGGTCGCCGCACAAGCAAACGTGCAGATTGACGCCGAGATTGGCCAAAAAGACCATTTCCGGATGGAAACCTAA